One window from the genome of Cryptomeria japonica chromosome 6, Sugi_1.0, whole genome shotgun sequence encodes:
- the LOC131856001 gene encoding dirigent protein 11-like: MALKSSLIVLLLTLMPIFLMISGASCKEKNMVFYVQEILSGPNATILSSAGVNGSSSNPRSFGTVFVIDDVITQGPHPNSKFLGRYQGVEANSDLSGKDFHLAASLIFENGSTLEIQGTIISQLPKRELSVVGGTGRFRYARGFVIVQIVATDGVNFTFKNNVTIWTPSD, translated from the coding sequence ATGGCTCTGAAATCATCACTTATTGTATTACTGTTAACCCTTATGCCCATCTTCCTCATGATATCAGGAGCCTCTTGTAAGGAAAAGAATATGGTGTTTTACGTGCAGGAAATACTGAGTGGACCAAATGCTACGATACTTTCATCTGCAGGAGTGAATGGATCGTCTTCCAATCCTCGATCATTTGGAACAGTTTTTGTGATTGACGACGTTATAACACAAGGACCTCACCCTAATTCCAAGTTTTTGGGAAGATATCAAGGAGTGGAAGCCAATTCAGATCTAAGTGGAAAGGATTTTCATCTGGCTGCCTCTCTTATATTTGAGAATGGCAGCACCCTTGAGATCCAGGGGACAATAATATCTCAATTGCCAAAGAGAGAGCTCTCTGTGGTTGGAGGAACTGGGCGATTCAGATATGCTCGTGGATTTGTTATTGTTCAAATTGTAGCAACCGATGGAGTGAATTTCACATTTAAGAATAATGTAACGATTTGGACACCATCTGATTGA